One Penaeus monodon isolate SGIC_2016 chromosome 34, NSTDA_Pmon_1, whole genome shotgun sequence DNA segment encodes these proteins:
- the LOC119594731 gene encoding uncharacterized protein LOC119594731 — MTNYVYPLRDMDWRTMVRNVLENMMNYIAPDAKEPKIGGLPRARREAGGGAGKLASFLGFLLEHPGLVGSEGGSKRRRKRDPRSEASNAHTRSRQQHSNPGVEAAPETEATEKNSNSSLGKFFFNGNSNVSSSVAGYSWAYLSMLVFYCGLSIFGALLPLYKMARDEILEATGGEGPHGPPHNHIETGNIFQI, encoded by the exons ATGACCAACTACGTGTATCCGCTTCGAGACATGGACTGGCGGACGATGGTCAGGAACGTTCTCGAGAACATGATGAACTACATCGCACCGGACGCCAAGGAACCCAAGATC GGAGG GCTGCCACGAGCacggagggaggcaggaggcggCGCGGGGAAGTTGGCCTCCTTCCTGGGGTTCCTCTTAGAACACCCCGGCCTGGTGGGAAGCGAGGGAGgcagcaagaggaggaggaagagggacccCCGTTCCGAGGCCTCGAACGCCCACACCCGCTCTCGACAACAGCATTCGAACCCCGGAGTCGAAGCCGCGCCGGAGACGGAGGCAACCGAGAAAAACAGCAACAGTAGCTTGGGGAAATTCTTCTTCAACGGCAACAGCAACGTGTCTTCCTCGGTCGCTGGGTATTCCTGGGCGTACCTGAGCATGCTGGTGTTCTACTGTGGCCTCAGCATCTTCGGCGCCCTCCTCCCGCTCTACAAAATGGCCAGAGACGAAATCCTGGAGGCCACGGGGGGCGAGGGACCCCACGGGCCGCCGCACAACCACATCGAGACGGGGAATATCTTCCAGATCTGA
- the LOC119594486 gene encoding uncharacterized protein LOC119594486, whose translation MGRICHVICLVFAAVWAGPVTGQGDLLALESSVGGAMSVVPPPDGVDTNMLMPEHRGERMPGANIRRQFDVQQPARPPSSPARSPLTGLAQQAGEYMRRISDYFYWFLSGSPPITRKKTSVRYQRRPVRTQQQYEKAPIRRQYNQRRQPMRRKQQRQTNSQPAYIRGRKVEEQNSMESHFP comes from the exons GATTTGTCACGTCATATGCTTGGTGTTTGCGGCGGTGTGGGCGGGGCCAGTTACGGGTCAAGGGGACCTATTGGCTCTCGAGAGCTCAGTGGGCGGGGCCATGTCCGTAGTCCCGCCTCCTGATGGCGTGGACACCAACATGTTGATGCCCGAACACCGAGGGGAAAGGATGCCAGGAGCGAACATTCGGAGACAGTTTGATGTTCAG CAACCGGCTCGGCCTCCTTCCTCGCCTGCAAGAAGCCCTCTGACTGGCTTAGCCCAACAAGCCGGCGAATACATGAGGCGAATCAGCGACTACTTCTACTGGTTCCTCTCTGGCAGTCCACCAATCACACGCAAGAAGACAAGTGTCCGGTATCAACGGCGACCAGTCAGGACCCAGCAACAGTATGAGAAAGCACCAATCAGACGCCAGTACAACCAGAGGAGACAGCCAATGAGAAGGAAGCAACAGCGCCAAACCAATAGCCAGCCTGCTTACATTCGAGGCCGGAAAGTCGAGGAACAAAACAG CATGGAGTCTCACTTCCcgtag